The following proteins come from a genomic window of Trypanosoma brucei gambiense DAL972 chromosome 1, complete sequence:
- a CDS encoding protein kinase, putative, with translation MVSKEENANIKKGEESDAYLQERGINNIIENLLHDITKCRPDDHLEFMKEWLATRETGKKEFSDGNEVKQMIESPLEREATVGETNEFISETVPEFAFFQPVKKPSTVSWALGARGVDSSRALFTSSRKSPQPIDSVNTTSSSSGSSALQNNLSVAAQGVSMWVPSAAPLKASPAIPSNPLPLSPTTSEGLVSCGELPSSVKKIIEGVRGLSPADHTAVIAFIDGLANRAATTRLGRRKLSNTRGSFGVNFNVDSCGPTMSEGAVPPCISLLVDDDGNVGGERKLSSVQLQQLVGDALTTSMIATGEIFMEEERAGQLSASTTQGASTLGKRVKKGSNLQLARFSDCFSMSDQILPGSNGGVGSGSGPNDGATDLSQMFSSVDEFAAVPVSFIQQYMQHSRLSSTVSRVDSEYSSGATVSSEDEVNVLRKAFRACKRFSDYSETEIEVLARNAQRLELLAGHTCNFKDSIFYVHSGLLRVENNEGVLRELPAGTFLDAQSCEQLNDAREPLEVRAVSDALVLMLKDEALGTIQENEKKLKKRMFVRCLQKSPLFATVPLKLLKNIANYMHVRTVVQGKVMLRKGEHVDWLSVVISGTVSRVVAGGNGNHEVLPQNKQKSGPSSCAAPYILPPESQSGFEFGELELLFNSPMLTDVVATTPVTLARVCTAFVHSLLPHQIINDMKYAVATNPSAGPLLTIAPDAVRHSVKMFMEHYCQSKRLGGSRLRKRISVSSTGTNSTRGFADSVRCGVLASGAKASGGANNLKVSSAGEIVYAGKCNYYRFPIAALGLGNTVVVAVVSDGTIIRWNDSAERITGFSRQQVLGHSVFSSLTTDSARRSMREQLKLVRNVAGNWNQYVSAGLSSPQVYRFRKASGTHSVGLLLSVIPSSAGSNEDVLLLVGREADNNAMTSYVEDTTRWLNDVLRPQLSAFRKRVCEYEERKWNITLEEGAKLHGYVEACNQLMDRYMRLGNLNKHSVDALWKPVRMQNVLRQFLQEVTPHVQRAGNKLTTDVVAGPKGEVFLHVEYVLDVLRGMVLDANKNRPNYHMHIVVEAVLPTTMHQDSTTMSCQGEKSTSCDLAFHSVLDQSRVSLDTPHCTTSQITASEDSIRQRSAHSPRQLSKWPSYMQLIRFIFTISESESGLSMANDNTSGGAATTPSGEVPRSSKIHHSFYAGKECGDLVAAMGGEVFSEQRGMNGSGHCVTVELPLLPTPWEEEDDEDEAPTSSTTGPPFAVILADKNEKERNSVCKLLWARRHPVFSVSSLSEVMMRIESPDIGLLIIDPCHLDMTEEESKTFAKAPYPFNMEHGGNHFVVLIYTEDFDDWRVQKMKKCSHVIELPKPATTSLLHSTLYEAERMVIRVREYEERVAQMRSAFREFQAERYEMGKVLGRGSYGEVYEVVDRLTGGKLAVKRMTLSDGLLAADVAEEFLSVTSMRHKNMIHYFYCEQESETVLRLYMELASGGTLKDKIRQHGGPLPLPTVVQYLEDLCDGLAYIHSNLFVHGDIKTANALVDQYGRVKIGDFGTAKRLKRKSEKLYKFVGTPRFMAPELINADATQGHGYDQKGDIWSLGCVALELATGKPPFWHIEEAQGIGIFNFLINLKETPDLSIIEHSDPDFYAFVRRCLHVDPKERPTAQELLTSNLFQRAGTSVRDMRLAQQIQAATKLHEYAALKEDNSDDENDDDDDDEDDDDDDMFVECDFPLVFSGVGTFPNGDQNVATSNRGNIDNEKKGTAKLSG, from the coding sequence ATGGTTTCTAAAGAGGAGAATGCGAACatcaaaaagggggaggaaagcgACGCATATTTGCAGGAGCGTGGGATAAATAATATTATCGAGAACCTTTTGCACGATATCACAAAATGTAGACCGGATGATCACTTGGAGTTTATGAAAGAGTGGTTGGCGACTCGAGaaactggaaaaaaagaattttctGATGGGAATGAAGTGAAGCAGATGATCGAATCACCACTTGAACGCGAGGCGACAGTTGGGGAAACGAATGAATTCATTTCGGAAACAGTTCCCGAATTTGCCTTTTTCCAACCCGTGAAGAAACCATCAACGGTGTCGTGGGCGCTGGGTGCACGCGGTGTTGACAGCAGTCGTGCATTATTTACCTCCTCCAGAAAATCTCCGCAACCAATCGACTCGGTTAACaccacatcatcatcttcaggCAGCTCGGCACTTCAAAACAATTTAAGTGTTGCTGCTCAAGGCGTTTCAATGTGGGTCCCTTCCGCTGCTCCTCTTAAGGCATCGCCAGCAATTCCATCCAATCCATTACCTTTATCACCCACAACATCAGAAGGGCTCGTGAGTTGTGGAGAGCTGCCGTCGtcagtgaaaaaaataatagaagGAGTGCGGGGACTGTCGCCAGCCGACCACACAGCAGTAATAGCGTTTATTGACGGTTTGGCTAACAGAGCAGCAACCACACGATTAGGAAGGAGAAAGTTGTCAAATACGCGGGGATCATTCGGGGTTAATTTCAACGTTGATAGTTGTGGTCCCACCATGAGCGAGGGAGCCGTGCCACCATGTATTAGTTTGTTAGTGGATGATGACGGTAATGTGGGAGGGGAACGTAAACTCTCTTCGGTTCAATTACAACAATTAGTTGGCGATGCCTTAACAACAAGCATGATTGCAACTGGGGAAATATtcatggaggaggaaagagcGGGTCAGTTGTCGGCCTCCACCACCCAAGGGGCGAGCACATTAGGaaagagggtgaaaaaaggaagtaactTGCAATTGGCACGTTTTAGCGATTGTTTTTCCATGAGTGATCAGATTCTTCCTGGTTCGAACGGCGGCGTCGGCAGCGGCTCGGGTCCCAATGACGGAGCAACGGATTTGTCGCAAATGTTTTCGAGTGTTGATGAGTTTGCTGCCGTTCCAGTTAGTTTTATTCAACAATATATGCAACACAGTCGGCTCTCCTCAACCGTTAGTAGGGTTGATAGCGAGTACTCTTCGGGGGCGACCGTCAGCAGTGAGGATGAGGTAAATGTGTTGCGTAAAGCTTTTCGGGCATGTAAGCGCTTCTCCGACTATAGCGAAACAGAAATAGAGGTACTCGCTCGTAATGCGCAAAGGTTGGAACTGCTTGCTGGTCACACATGTAACTTCAAGGACTCCATTTTCTACGTGCATAGTGGTTTGCTCCGCGTAGAGAACAATGAAGGTGTTCTTCGTGAACTTCCGGCAGGAACCTTCCTTGATGCTCAATCCTGCGAGCAGCTTAATGATGCTAGGGAGCCGCTCGAGGTGCGTGCAGTATCTGATGCACTAGTTTTGATGTTGAAGGACGAGGCATTGGGAACCATTCAggagaacgaaaaaaaactgaaaaaacgGATGTTCGTAAGATGCCTGCAGAAGTCACCGCTTTTTGCAACAGTCCCGCTGAAACTTCTGAAAAACATAGCCAATTATATGCATGTGCGAACGGTGGTCCAGGGAAAGGTAATGTTACGGAAAGGAGAGCATGTGGATTGGCTTTCAGTAGTTATCAGTGGCACGGTTAGTAGAGTAGTAGCCGGTGGCAATGGGAATCATGAAGTATTGCCGCAGAATAAGCAGAAAAGTGGCCCATCATCCTGTGCTGCTCCGTACATTTTACCACCCGAATCCCAGAGCGGATTTGAGTTTGGTGAGCTTGAACTTCTGTTTAACTCGCCGATGCTTACGGATGTTGTTGCAACGACACCGGTAACTCTGGCACGAGTTTGCACAGCATTTGTACACTCACTGCTACCCCACCAAATAATCAACGATATGAAATACGCTGTTGCTACCAATCCATCAGCTGGACCTCTTTTGACCATAGCACCGGATGCAGTTCGTCACTCAGTTAAGATGTTTATGGAGCATTACTGTCAGTCAAAACGGTTGGGTGGAAGCCGACTGCGCAAAAGAATTAGTGTTAGCTCAACGGGGACAAATTCTACAAGAGGATTTGCAGATAGCGTCAGATGTGGCGTACTCGCATCCGGAGCCAAAGCGAGTGGTGGAGCAAACAATCTCAAAGTGAGTTCGGCAGGAGAGATTGTGTATGCTGGAAAATGTAATTATTACCGCTTTCCTATAGCTGCTCTTGGGTTGGGGAACACAGTAGTGGTTGCCGTTGTATCGGATGGTACAATTATCCGCTGGAATGATAGCGCCGAGCGCATCACGGGGTTTTCGAGGCAGCAAGTGCTTGGGCACAGCGTCTTCTCTTCACTCACTACCGATTCTGCCCGGCGCTCCATGCGTGAGCAGTTGAAACTCGTGCGAAACGTTGCTGGGAACTGGAACCAGTACGTCAGTGCGGGTCTTTCTTCTCCACAAGTGTATCGTTTTCGTAAGGCGTCTGGAACACACTCCGTTGGGTTACTTTTGAGTGttattccttcttctgcGGGGTCCAATGAAGATGTTTTGTTACTTGTCGGGCGTGAAGCGGATAACAATGCCATGACAAGTTACGTTGAGGATACCACCCGGTGGTTGAATGACGTTCTGCGGCCGCAGCTGTCGGCGTTCCGTAAACGTGTGTGTGAatatgaagaaaggaagtggaATATTACTTTGGAGGAAGGCGCAAAGCTTCATGGCTATGTGGAGGCGTGTAACCAACTTATGGACCGTTACATGCGCCTTGGTAACCTAAACAAACATTCAGTAGATGCTCTGTGGAAACCGGTGCGGATGCAAAATGTGTTACGACAGTTTCTGCAGGAGGTGACACCTCATGTACAGCGGGCTGGGAACAAGCTTACCACAGACGTTGTGGCAGGGCCCAAGGGCGAGGTATTTCTTCATGTGGAATACGTGCTGGATGTACTGCGTGGAATGGTACTTGATGCTAACAAGAATAGACCCAACTATCATATGCATATCGTTGTTGAGGCTGTTTTGCCCACCACTATGCATCAGGATAGTACAACAATGTCCTGCCAGGGTGAAAAGTCCACTTCCTGTGACTTGGCATTTCACTCCGTCTTGGATCAATCGCGAGTGAGTCTCGACACACCCCACTGCACAACATCGCAAATAACCGCGAGTGAAGACAGCATTCGACAACGCTCTGCTCACTCTCCCCGGCAATTAAGTAAATGGCCCTCATACATGCAGCTTATTCGGTTTATATTTACGATTAGCGAAAGTGAGTCCGGCCTTTCGATGGCgaatgataacaccagtggTGGGGCAGCTACCACCCCAAGTGGTGAAGTCCCGCGTAGCAGCAAAATTCATCATAGTTTTTATGCAGGAAAGGAATGTGGAGACCTTGTTGCTGCGATGGGAGGTGAGGTTTTTTCCGAGCAACGTGGAATGAACGGTTCGGGTCATTGTGTTACGGTAGAACTACCGCTATTACCGACGCCttgggaagaggaggacgaCGAAGATGAGGCACCTACATCTTCTACTACAGGACCGCCATTTGCTGTTATTCTTGCTGACAAGAATGAGAAGGAGCGCAACAGTGTCTGTAAATTGTTGTGGGCACGTCGGCACCCTGTTTTTTCTGTATCGTCATTGTCGGaagtgatgatgaggattGAAAGCCCGGACATTGGTCTTCTCATTATAGATCCGTGTCATTTAGATATGACAGAGGAGGAAAGCAAGACATTTGCCAAAGCTCCCTACCCATTCAACATGGAACATGGGGGAAATCATTTCGTTGTCCTTATTTACACCGAAGACTTCGACGACTGGAGGGtgcaaaaaatgaagaagtgcAGTCACGTGATTGAGTTGCCCAAGCCGGCAACTACTTCACTGCTTCACTCCACTTTGTATGAAGCGGAGCGTATGGTTATTCGTGTGCGAGAGTACGAGGAGCGTGTGGCTCAAATGAGGTCTGCCTTTCGTGAGTTCCAAGCTGAGAGGTATGAAATGGGTAAAGTATTGGGCAGAGGATCGTATGGTGAGGTTTATGAAGTCGTTGATCGACTCACAGGTGGAAAGTTAGCCGTAAAGCGCATGACTCTTAGCGATGGTTTATTGGCTGCAGATGTTGCTGAGGAATTTCTGTCTGTGACATCTATGCGGCATAAAAACATGATTCATTACTTCTATTGTGAGCAAGAGAGTGAGACAGTGCTGCGGTTATATATGGAGTTGGCATCTGGTGGGACTCTTAAAGATAAGATCCGTCAACATGGTGGACCGCTTCCGCTCCCAACTGTTGTGCAATACCTTGAGGATCTTTGTGACGGACTCGCTTATATCCACTCCAATTTGTTCGTGCATGGGGATATTAAAACTGCGAATGCGCTAGTTGATCAATATGGTCGTGTTAAAATTGGTGATTTTGGTACCGCAAAGCGGCTCAAACGAAAATCGGAAAAACTTTACAAATTTGTCGGAACCCCGCGTTTTATGGCACCCGAGCTCATTAACGCGGACGCCACACAGGGACATGGCTACGATCAAAAGGGAGATATTTGGTCACTTGGATGTGTTGCTTTGGAGTTAGCGACGGGGAAACCACCATTTTGGCATATTGAAGAGGCACAAGGTATAGGTATATTCAACTTCCTGATTAATTTGAAGGAAACACCAGATTTGTCGATAATCGAACATAGCGATCCTGACTTTTATGCATTTGTGAGGAGGTGCCTCCATGTTGATCCCAAGGAGCGACCAACAGCGCAGGAGTTATTGACAAGTAATCTCTTTCAGCGTGCGGGGACGAGTGTGAGGGATATGAGGTTGGCGCAGCAAATACAAGCTGCAACGAAGTTACATGAATATGCGGCGCTTAAGGAAGACAATAGTGACGATGAGaatgacgatgacgatgacgatgaagatgatgatgatgacgatatGTTCGTGGAGTGTGATTTTCCGTTAGTGTTCTCTGGAGTTGGCACATTTCCAAATGGCGACCAAAATGTTGCGACGAGTAACCGTGGCAATATTGataacgaaaagaaaggaactgCAAAATTGAGTGGGTGA
- a CDS encoding tubulin-tyrosine ligase, putative, which produces MTDGVTLHGETDVTVQRQQQERNKRIGGGAFHPTTPSVYRFESRDDCTVWETTSAPHTQKRSAAADEYVTLCLSPFHGRRPTILFKPFDRPCDDDLLGADKHIYIEPSPLPRLQSDATEERSQQEGVLIKCQRTGQIARTGPYGTLSFTMPAPAVRFSAVMCALERAGFVEDTSLLSKSWLLKWCKRPVRSDFSKLRLFQRINHFPGTWRLGKKDELHRHLVAARVRWNAQIASDSGGYGERHRSSTNSDGDCCEGGNSEHMNFFPEAWVLPDEQEELNCVLCAKEERGNVFIAKPTTAACGRGIQLLVAGEPSHSSLMRRLNGVHNNSDGTQRGRGENNTPNFQCSNGADIHRSSNRMIVQRYVSDPLLVEGYKFDLRLYVVVTSYVPLRAYLYTEGLVRFATSPYPNDPAGVRAEAVMGERRLTAHLTNFTINKKSEDFFSPAGVEDTASVNSASKWTLSALESHFNKHGLDWDGTMKQIHDILVKVLLSVQPHVKAEMDSIASGGSGSRVRDSCFEVYGVDVLLRRPPPSKVIPIPVLMEVNIMPSLSTHYSLLDQCVKGNFVADMLTLVGLTAGSSPASAGGTRCKGYGDGNMSPSEIYGHAFLDSLNDVTEREACLRAEEEQLRSRNFIRICPTSESYNRYCALFSEPEGVGNKCRSLDEVLSAWEQARRDNPPSWAS; this is translated from the coding sequence ATGACAGACGGCGTTACATTACATGGAGAAACCGATGTGACGGTacaacggcagcagcaggagcggAACAAACGCATTGGAGGTGGTGCTTTCCACCCCACAACCCCTTCAGTGTACCGGTTTGAAAGCAGGGATGATTGTACAGTTTGGGAGACAACAAGTGCTCCACACACCCAGAAGCGCAGTGCTGCTGCGGACGAATATGTTACCCTATGTCTCAGCCCATTTCACGGTAGAAGACCCACAATACTATTTAAACCGTTTGATCGGCCGTGTGACGATGATTTACTTGGAGCTGATAAACACATCTATATTGAACCTTCACCACTGCCAAGACTTCAAAGTGATGCAACTGAAGAAAGGAGTCAGCAAGAAGGTGTGTTAATTAAATGCCAGAGGACGGGGCAAATTGCCCGAACTGGACCGTACGGCACGCTCAGCTTTACGATGCCTGCCCCCGCAGTCCGCTTTTCTGCTGTTATGTGCGCTCTGGAGCGTGCGGGCTTTGTGGAAGACACAAGTTTACTCTCCAAATCCTGGTTGCTTAAATGGTGCAAGCGCCCCGTACGCAGCGACTTTTCAAAACTGAGATTGTTTCAACGTATCAATCACTTCCCAGGGACGTGGCGCCTCGGTAAGAAGGATGAGTTGCATCGGCACCTAGTCGCTGCAAGAGTGAGGTGGAACGCACAAATTGCTTCGGATAGTGGAGGCTACGGGGAAAGGCACCGCAGTAGCACTAACAGTGATGGTGACTGCTGTGAAGGAGGGAATAGCGAACATATGAATTTTTTCCCGGAAGCTTGGGTGTTGCCAGACGAACAGGAGGAACTGAATTGTGTTCTGTGTGCGAAAGAAGAGCGTGGTAACGTGTTTATCGCTAAGCCCACAACAGCCGCATGTGGGCGAGGTATTCAACTCTTGGTAGCTGGGGAGCCTTCTCATTCCAGTTTAATGCGGCGACTAAATGGTGTACACAATAATTCGGATGGTACGCAGAGAGGACgtggggaaaacaacacacccAACTTTCAATGTAGTAACGGTGCCGACATTCATAGGTCATCTAATCGAATGATAGTGCAGCGCTACGTTTCGGATCCACTGTTAGTTGAAGGCTATAAGTTTGATTTGCGCCTCTATGTTGTTGTAACGTCATATGTACCTTTGCGCGCGTATCTCTACACGGAAGGGTTGGTGCGGTTCGCAACTTCTCCATACCCAAACGACCCCGCCGGAGTCCGTGCTGAGGCAGTGATGGGTGAGAGGAGACTTACGGCACATCTTACAAATTTTACCATCAACAAGAAATCGGAGGATTTCTTTTCGCCTGCCGGCGTTGAAGACACCGCGTCTGTAAACAGCGCTTCAAAGTGGACCCTTAGTGCTCTTGAAAGTCATTTTAACAAGCATGGTTTGGATTGGGATGGGAcaatgaaacaaatacacGATATTCTCGTAAAAGTACTCCTTTCTGTGCAACCCCACGTGAAGGCAGAAATGGACTCTATAGCCAGTGGCGGCAGTGGGAGCCGTGTGAGGGACAGTTGTTTTGAAGTTTACGGAGTGGATGTTTTGCTGCGCAGGCCACCACCCTCGAAAGTAATACCGATTCCAGTTCTAATGGAAGTGAATATTATGCCGTCCCTCAGTACGCACTACTCGTTGCTTGATCAGTGTGTAAAGGGCAATTTTGTTGCAGATATGCTCACGTTAGTTGGTCTTACTGCTGGTTCATCGCCTGCTAGCGCTGGTGGTACGCGCTGCAAAGGCTATGGCGACGGCAATATGTCTCCGAGTGAAATTTACGGACATGCATTTCTTGATTCTTTGAATGATGTAACGGAGCGGGAGGCGTGTCTGAGAGCAGAGGAAGAGCAATTGCGCAGTAGGAACTTCATACGAATATGCCCAACATCAGAGTCATACAACCGCTATTGTGCTTTGTTTAGCGAGCCGGAAGGTGTGGGAAACAAATGCCGCTCGCTAGATGAAGTGTTAAGCGCATGGGAACAGGCCAGACGTGACAACCCCCCATCGTGGGCTTCTTAA
- a CDS encoding N-ethylmaleimide sensitive factor (NsF) has translation MGKSFVVRSVLTDEDSYANRIYLNPADKALYKHPDGVVMIKNYPFTIDVRGPIERGEVAMNSIQRRLVGVTTTAGSVVELEDYVGSVSCITTMHVLVEHVAASKRGGTLDCDLFIKTFRRQYNFQCFRDKQALAVKVADMKLLVTITKLVVENDGTVGQVSENMGLIVRVGEKSEITLNNLPDDQIDAQQPQILQTFNLEGLGIGGLSSEFAQIFRRAFASRLFPQSFVKKVGVKHVKGVLLYGPPGTGKTLIARKIGEILNCRPPKIVNGPEVFSKYVGATEENVRKLFADAEAEAAAKGDQSQLHLIIFDEFDSICKQRGATRDSTGVNDNVVNQLLSKIDGVNSLNNVLLIGMTNRIDLIDEAILRPGRFEVHVEIGLPNEKGRVEILRIHTRGMQENKVLGKDVDIEKLAALTKNYSGAELEGVVRSASSNAFNRHINLEDPSEIINPQDVFVTQNDFLTAIEELKPAFGQAKEECNNLKRGGIINYGKEWVGVEDRCRQYVDQLKSEGKRINTLTVLIDGRPGSGKSAVAAHLADMAGFPYVRVISNEDMVGYGEAQKVNIIRKAFDDAGKSPFSTVILDDVERIIEFSYMGGRYSNAILQALLVLIKRPPPNERKLLVVATTSMSEVMDTLELTSCFSVKMHVPCAPQSALEKIAQEMGLQWMDEQTKVTCKTAITEPMPIKQMMLLLEMSAEKCGTGQLTIMAQTFSQALDSIAGRSE, from the coding sequence atggGGAAAAGTTTTGTCGTACGGTCGGTCCTCACCGACGAGGATTCTTACGCCAACCGGATATACCTTAATCCCGCGGATAAGGCATTGTACAAACACCCTGATGGTGTTGTGATGATTAAAAATTATCCCTTTACGATTGATGTCCGTGGCCCTATTGAGCGCGGGGAGGTCGCAATGAACAGCATTCAGCGCCGTTTAGTGGGCGTGACAACTACCGCAGGAAGCGTTGTGGAATTAGAGGATTATGTTGGGAGTGTAAGTTGCATTACAACCATGCATGTTTTGGTTGAACATGTTGCGGCATCCAAGAGGGGAGGAACCCTTGACTGTGATCTGTTCATTAAGACCTTCCGCAGACAATATAACTTTCAGTGCTTCCGCGATAAACAAGCTCTCGCTGTAAAGGTTGCAGACATGAAGCTCTTGGTTACGATAACGAAGTTGGTCGTTGAAAATGACGGAACGGTTGGTCAAGTTTCTGAAAATATGGGTTTGATTGTGCGTGTTGGTGAAAAGAGTGAGATAACGCTTAACAACCTGCCAGACGACCAGATAGACGCTCAGCAGCCACAAATACTGCAGACATTCAATCTTGAGGGACTTGGCATTGGTGGGCTTTCAAGTGAGTTTGCGCAGATATTCCGCCGTGCTTTTGCCAGCCGTCTGTTCCCGCAATCGTTTGTGAAAAAAGTTGGGGTGAAGCATGTCAAGGGTGTGTTGCTGTATGGGCCTCCTGGAACTGGTAAAACTCTTATTGCACGCAAAATCGGTGAAATTCTTAACTGTCGGCCTCCCAAAATAGTGAATGGACCTGAAGTGTTCAGCAAGTACGTTGGTGCAACTGAGGAGAATGTGCGAAAGTTGTTTGCTGATGCTGAGGCGGAAGCAGCTGCCAAAGGTGATCAATCGCAGTTGCATCTCATCATTTTCGATGAGTTTGACTCCATTTGCAAACAGCGTGGAGCAACACGAGACTCCACAGGTGTCAACGATAATGTTGTAAATCAGCTTCTTTCCAAGATTGATGGTGTTAATTCGCTAAACAACGTGTTGCTTATTGGAATGACAAACCGTATCGACCTTATCGACGAAGCGATTCTACGGCCAGGGCGATTTGAGGTCCACGTAGAAATTGGGTTGCCAAATGAAAAGGGTCGTGTGGAGATTCTCCGTATTCATACTCGCGGTATGCAGGAGAATAAAGTGCTGGGGAAGGATGTAGACATTGAAAAACTCGCGGCGCTAACCAAAAACTACTCGGGTGCTGAGTTGGAGGGCGTTGTGCGCTCTGCTTCTTCCAATGCGTTCAACAGGCACATCAATCTAGAAGATCCAAGTGAGATTATCAATCCACAAGATGTCTTTGTTACCCAAAACGATTTTCTGACAGCTATTGAAGAGCTGAAGCCGGCGTTTGGGCAAGCTAAGGAGGAATGCAACAATCTAAAGCGTGGTGGTATCATCAACTATGGCAAGGAATGGGTTGGTGTTGAGGATCGCTGCAGGCAATATGTGGATCAACTGAAAAGTGAAGGTAAGCGAATCAACACCCTCACCGTTCTTATTGATGGGCGACCGGGCAGCGGCAAGTCTGCAGTGGCAGCTCATCTCGCAGATATGGCGGGTTTCCCGTACGTCCGTGTTATATCCAATGAGGATATGGTGGGATACGGTGAGGCACAAAAGGTGAACATCATTCGCAAAGCCTTTGACGACGCGGGCAAATCCCCGTTCAGTACCGTTATATTAGATGACGTGGAGCGCATTATTGAATTCTCTTACATGGGTGGGCGTTATAGCAATGCTATTCTCCAGGCTCTTTTAGTACTAATTAAGCGGCCACCACCAAATGAACGAAAGTTACTTGTTGTTGCGACTACCTCAATGTCTGAAGTGATGGACACTTTGGAACTCACTTCGTGTTTCTCGGTTAAAATGCATGTGCCGTGTGCCCCACAGAGTGCATTGGAGAAGATTGCACAGGAGATGGGACTGCAGTGGATGGATGAGCAAACCAAAGTAACCTGCAAGACGGCCATAACGGAACCGATGCCCATCAAGCagatgatgttgttgctggaAATGTCGGCGGAAAAGTGTGGAACGGGGCAACTTACAATAATGGCTCAAACGTTCAGCCAAGCTCTCGATTCCATTGCGGGAAGGTCAGAGTAG
- a CDS encoding cytochrome c oxidase assembly factor, putative, whose protein sequence is MSLRRHVITRSISVHNRFISSSGEQKTGGSRGGFFSVLRYGPRNRAELFGLCLGCAMCPLSIYLINWCEGCSNGNNNTQPELVLGNETFVTHGVAAPDKGSKYPLGGPFRLRESRTGNYITDKELFQDHWTLLYFGFSKCAEVCPSTLRFITDVMKACDEKLAGDKNLSTEAARLQAVFLSVDSRRDTPEVLEGFVSKYDPRVRGLTGTSKEIEQAARAWRVYYSSIDETDEEKSAREAKGVPMVGADDDTYQLDHSSAIYLVGVDGKLKDFFFKEMGVADAVGRLEVHLQDVYGFKDTRG, encoded by the coding sequence ATGTCACTTCGGCGCCACGTGATTACTCGGAGCATTTCAGTCCACAACCGCTTTATTTCTTCCAGTGGAGAACAAAAAACCGGAGGGTCGCGGGGTGGTTTCTTTTCGGTTCTTCGCTACGGACCTCGCAATCGAGCTGAACTATTCGGTCTCTGCCTCGGTTGTGCCATGTGCCCTTTATCGATTTATTTGATTAACTGGTGTGAAGGCTGCAGCAACGGGAATAACAACACGCAACCGGAGTTGGTACTCGGTAATGAAACATTTGTAACTCATGGGGTTGCAGCTCCCGACAAGGGATCCAAATATCCTCTGGGAGGACCCTTTAGATTGCGCGAGAGCCGTACGGGAAATTATATCACCGATAAGGAACTCTTTCAGGATCATTGGACGCTATTATACTTCGGCTTCTCCAAGTGTGCGGAGGTGTGTCCATCTACGTTGCGTTTCATTACAGATGTCATGAAGGCATGTGATGAGAAACTGGCGGGTGACAAAAACTTATCGACAGAGGCTGCGAGGTTGCAGGCGGTGTTTCTTAGCGTTGATTCACGGCGTGACACGCCTGAGGTTCTTGAAGGGTTTGTTTCAAAATACGACCCTCGAGTCCGAGGACTTACTGGAACATCAAAGGAGATTGAGCAGGCGGCGAGGGCGTGGCGTGTGTATTATTCATCAATTGACGAAACGGATGAAGAAAAATCGGCGCGTGAGGCGAAGGGAGTGCCGATGGTGGGCGCCGATGATGATACGTACCAACTGGATCACAGTAGTGCAATATATCTTGTTGGAGTGGATGGAAAGTTGAaagatttctttttcaaggaAATGGGCGTTGCCGATGCCGTTGGAAGGTTGGAGGTGCATCTTCAAGATGTCTATGGATTTAAGGACACACGCggttga